In the Planktothrix serta PCC 8927 genome, one interval contains:
- a CDS encoding PadR family transcriptional regulator, producing the protein MTFEEIYQFFQEPPPIYLNKELAVCYILSVFLQGDSYGTELIERLEEEYSTYRLSDTVLYSALKFLEKQGTITGYWQKVEGRGRPRRMYQIIPEYKHQAQELARLWSEYTSRQGKFM; encoded by the coding sequence ATGACCTTTGAAGAGATCTATCAATTTTTCCAAGAACCCCCGCCTATCTATCTCAATAAAGAACTGGCGGTTTGCTACATTTTGTCTGTTTTTCTCCAAGGGGACTCCTATGGAACCGAACTGATTGAACGATTGGAAGAAGAATATTCCACCTATCGATTGTCCGATACGGTTCTCTATAGTGCTCTGAAGTTCCTCGAAAAACAAGGAACGATTACGGGATACTGGCAGAAAGTTGAAGGTAGAGGTCGTCCTCGGAGGATGTACCAAATCATCCCTGAATATAAACATCAGGCTCAAGAGTTGGCACGGCTTTGGTCTGAATATACATCTCGTCAAGGTAAATTTATGTAA
- a CDS encoding DUF3155 domain-containing protein — protein sequence MARRRKRKSRRRQEGRRILECVPQYSISSGEDKPVTAARKFIHAEGIIPPALLLVKRNEHTTDRYFWAEKGLFGAQYVEENHFLFPSLKQLVEKATPMSSASTTVKGV from the coding sequence TTGGCTAGAAGACGTAAGCGTAAAAGCCGTCGCAGACAAGAAGGACGTAGAATTTTAGAATGTGTGCCTCAATATAGCATTTCGAGTGGCGAAGATAAACCTGTAACGGCTGCTCGCAAGTTTATCCATGCTGAGGGGATTATTCCTCCTGCTTTGCTTCTTGTCAAGCGAAATGAGCATACCACAGACCGTTACTTCTGGGCTGAAAAGGGTCTGTTTGGGGCTCAGTATGTTGAAGAAAATCACTTTTTATTCCCCAGTCTCAAACAGCTAGTGGAAAAAGCAACACCGATGTCTTCCGCTTCCACTACTGTTAAGGGGGTTTAA
- a CDS encoding cofactor assembly of complex C subunit B, producing the protein MMIPVIPSTFVLTLLLAIGLFFFVRASIKDRIEQEKLIAEQEADSLLRQIQQYFASRAYRVTELNREDNQITFEGLVRPSWFLAIFLTLLTAVGLLCLGLVLSMAIPNTGKLSWGLVLLSPLAGWFYWQGAGRPEQVSLKLDAVLDQGNQTQSLITVTAHRDELATLKQALHLKPCE; encoded by the coding sequence ATGATGATTCCCGTAATCCCTTCGACTTTCGTGCTAACGCTGTTACTAGCTATTGGGTTATTCTTTTTTGTTCGGGCTTCGATCAAAGATCGAATTGAGCAAGAGAAGCTCATTGCTGAACAGGAGGCGGACTCTCTGCTCAGGCAAATTCAGCAGTATTTTGCGTCACGAGCCTATCGTGTTACGGAGTTAAATCGGGAAGACAATCAAATTACCTTTGAGGGGCTAGTCCGCCCCAGTTGGTTTTTAGCCATCTTCTTAACCCTGTTAACAGCCGTGGGACTGTTATGTCTAGGGTTAGTGCTATCGATGGCTATTCCCAACACGGGCAAACTCTCTTGGGGGCTGGTGTTGCTTTCGCCCCTAGCGGGTTGGTTTTATTGGCAAGGGGCCGGGCGTCCAGAACAAGTCTCTCTCAAGCTAGATGCTGTTCTCGATCAGGGAAACCAAACTCAAAGTTTAATTACCGTAACCGCTCACCGAGACGAACTAGCAACGCTCAAACAAGCACTCCACCTCAAACCCTGCGAATAA
- a CDS encoding leucine-rich repeat domain-containing protein, whose product MIKFIKRNKDKIAIAFSIFLLEINPVFASESLSQPLDGFENLCLNQENLSLETKKTFDLLLGITQTKDCKTANKILSLQTQLNLSGYGIKDLSPLSYFSQLQILYLSGNQISDLTPLANLTNLKGLVLDVNQIRDLTPISSLTQLETLILDTNQINDLTPLGGLKNLKNLVLFDNQIQDITPLKSLVALKKLSLYGNQIKNITPLQSLIKLSYLALYDNQITNLTSISNLTHLKQLLLFNNQIADLTPLASLTDLKQLTLFDNQISDIRPLATLTNLTELSLGNNPISDLTPLQALRNLKILSLFNAPVSDITALQELTQLITLDLYNTKVSDSRPLQSLTNLTGLDLRGNPLTEPSCPVKTNLTCRF is encoded by the coding sequence ATGATCAAATTTATTAAAAGAAATAAAGATAAAATTGCGATCGCTTTCTCAATATTTTTATTAGAAATAAATCCTGTTTTTGCCTCTGAAAGTCTGTCTCAGCCTTTAGATGGCTTTGAAAATTTGTGTTTAAATCAAGAAAATTTGAGTTTAGAAACGAAAAAAACCTTTGATTTATTATTAGGAATAACTCAAACAAAAGACTGTAAAACAGCTAATAAAATTCTATCTCTACAAACCCAATTAAATTTAAGTGGGTATGGAATTAAGGATTTAAGTCCCTTAAGTTATTTTTCTCAACTGCAAATTTTGTATTTAAGTGGAAATCAAATCTCTGATTTAACGCCCTTAGCTAATTTAACAAATTTAAAAGGGTTAGTGCTCGATGTTAATCAAATTAGAGATTTAACGCCTATTTCTTCCCTAACCCAACTAGAAACTTTGATTTTAGATACTAATCAAATTAATGACCTAACACCTCTTGGAGGTTTAAAAAACTTAAAAAATCTAGTGTTATTTGATAATCAAATTCAGGATATTACCCCATTAAAATCTTTAGTGGCTTTAAAAAAATTATCCTTATATGGAAACCAAATCAAAAATATTACGCCCCTACAATCTTTAATAAAACTCAGCTATTTAGCCTTATATGATAATCAAATTACTAATTTAACCTCGATCAGCAATTTAACTCATCTGAAACAACTACTACTATTTAACAATCAAATTGCTGATTTAACCCCCCTCGCCTCTTTAACCGATCTCAAGCAATTAACTCTATTTGATAATCAAATTTCCGATATTCGTCCTTTAGCGACCTTAACGAATTTAACCGAACTTTCCCTCGGAAATAACCCCATTTCCGATTTAACTCCTTTACAAGCCTTGAGGAATCTAAAAATCCTCAGCTTGTTTAATGCTCCCGTGTCGGATATCACCGCTCTGCAAGAATTAACGCAATTAATTACATTAGATTTGTATAATACTAAAGTTTCCGATAGTCGCCCGTTGCAAAGCTTGACCAACCTAACCGGATTAGATTTAAGAGGGAATCCCTTGACAGAACCTAGTTGTCCAGTTAAAACCAACTTAACTTGTCGTTTTTAG
- a CDS encoding GAF domain-containing sensor histidine kinase — protein MMITASSEFVQLCRTQLSLTASLGASLSVVYLAEAWVDEEQKKLIPIATYPETSLEDLQLPGVMPLPETLMPTLPRLLTAELEAKTNILLPTEEINDFSQTETDADKPMEETASWQQRCQTVLPLIQEEVVLGFLVTGRHDRPWNPEEYRQLQAIAHTLAIACILDQRGQWWQQQLGQQQHLQAQQADALHNIFHQLKSPLTAVRTFGKLLLKRLLLEDKNYPIANSILRESDRIQELLQQADQTLERKDSPLSLPLTVDSVSISTPPSAENFSPSSALALISTCDQLEPLELSEVLSPLILSTQAIAEERQLQCQVDLPPKLPAIQGNRKALREVLSNLLDNALKYTPPGGKLWIRVQRNKPTQKRKPQPPQVGIGISDNGPGIPPADLEHLFERHYRGVQGNSEIPGTGLGLAIAKALVEQMHGEIQVFSPVHPAWVSEDNISSPNLPRGTTFIVWLKVVTPNRELNKI, from the coding sequence ATGATGATCACAGCAAGTTCTGAGTTTGTTCAACTATGTCGCACTCAACTGTCGTTGACGGCGAGTTTAGGCGCGTCGTTGAGTGTGGTCTACTTAGCGGAGGCTTGGGTGGATGAGGAACAGAAGAAACTGATTCCCATCGCTACTTACCCGGAGACATCCCTGGAGGATTTGCAACTTCCGGGTGTGATGCCTTTACCAGAAACCTTAATGCCGACCTTACCCCGCTTATTAACCGCAGAACTGGAGGCGAAAACCAACATCCTCTTACCGACGGAGGAGATTAACGATTTTTCCCAGACGGAAACGGACGCGGATAAACCGATGGAGGAAACAGCCTCCTGGCAACAACGCTGTCAAACGGTTTTACCTCTAATTCAAGAAGAAGTGGTTTTAGGCTTTTTAGTCACCGGACGCCATGATCGACCTTGGAATCCAGAGGAGTACCGCCAACTGCAAGCGATCGCTCATACTTTAGCTATTGCCTGTATTTTAGATCAACGCGGCCAATGGTGGCAACAACAATTAGGACAACAGCAACACCTACAAGCGCAACAGGCTGATGCCCTTCATAATATCTTCCATCAACTCAAAAGTCCGCTCACGGCTGTTCGTACCTTTGGGAAATTATTATTAAAGCGACTGCTGCTGGAAGATAAAAATTATCCCATTGCTAATAGTATTTTGCGGGAGAGCGATCGCATCCAAGAATTGTTGCAACAAGCGGATCAAACCTTAGAACGCAAAGACTCCCCCCTAAGTCTACCTCTAACGGTGGATTCTGTCTCGATTTCGACGCCCCCATCGGCAGAAAATTTTTCCCCGTCTTCGGCGTTAGCGTTGATCAGCACCTGTGATCAACTCGAACCCCTAGAATTGTCTGAGGTGTTATCACCGTTAATTTTATCCACCCAAGCCATCGCCGAAGAACGACAACTCCAGTGTCAAGTTGACCTCCCCCCCAAATTACCCGCCATCCAGGGGAATCGTAAAGCCTTACGAGAAGTTTTGAGTAATCTCCTCGATAACGCCTTAAAATATACTCCACCGGGCGGAAAACTTTGGATTCGAGTGCAACGGAACAAACCCACTCAAAAACGGAAACCTCAACCCCCGCAAGTCGGAATTGGGATTAGCGATAATGGCCCTGGAATTCCCCCAGCAGATTTAGAGCATTTATTTGAACGTCACTATCGGGGTGTCCAAGGAAATTCGGAAATTCCAGGGACAGGTTTAGGATTAGCGATCGCAAAAGCCTTAGTTGAACAAATGCACGGAGAGATTCAAGTATTTTCTCCCGTTCATCCCGCCTGGGTATCGGAGGATAACATTTCCTCCCCTAATCTTCCCAGAGGAACAACATTTATCGTTTGGTTAAAGGTTGTAACCCCTAATAGAGAATTGAACAAGATTTGA
- a CDS encoding SLATT domain-containing protein: protein MIPFLLANLPDLKPMSSSANSDNIINNPVNSSLPLEDNSTKPIPYVAQEDIIYRAFDRKTVCRVLSQAHIYVSIRWTRTHLYIGIPSTVLAAVAGVQAISSLGGNYQLVSMIIPVLVAILAPLLTFLDPNGKANTHLVASRVYEQMADQYDSFLLKCRLEPRSIQEELNDLVQINSAYSESKKSLPACPEWAYQQALHTENAIQKLIPDELKKAGGHNRFRTNSPS, encoded by the coding sequence TTGATCCCTTTCCTCTTAGCAAATTTACCCGATTTAAAACCCATGAGTTCATCTGCTAATTCTGATAATATTATCAATAACCCTGTGAATTCTTCCCTGCCTTTAGAAGACAATTCTACCAAACCAATCCCTTATGTTGCTCAAGAAGATATCATTTATCGCGCCTTTGATCGGAAAACGGTCTGTCGGGTTTTGAGTCAAGCTCATATTTATGTTTCCATTCGCTGGACAAGAACCCATCTTTATATTGGAATTCCGAGTACCGTTTTAGCCGCCGTTGCGGGTGTACAAGCCATCTCCAGTTTAGGAGGAAATTATCAATTAGTTTCCATGATTATTCCAGTTTTAGTGGCTATTCTCGCACCCTTGTTAACCTTTTTAGATCCCAATGGTAAAGCAAATACCCATTTAGTCGCCTCCAGAGTTTATGAACAAATGGCAGATCAATATGATTCTTTTTTACTCAAATGTCGTTTAGAACCCCGATCCATTCAAGAAGAACTTAATGATTTAGTTCAAATTAATTCTGCATATAGTGAAAGTAAAAAATCCCTTCCAGCTTGTCCAGAATGGGCCTATCAACAAGCCCTTCACACGGAAAATGCCATCCAAAAACTGATTCCTGATGAACTAAAAAAGGCAGGAGGTCATAATAGATTTAGGACGAATTCTCCCTCTTGA